In the Malus domestica chromosome 16, GDT2T_hap1 genome, one interval contains:
- the LOC114822083 gene encoding uncharacterized protein isoform X2 — protein MTTMNNPPTKKKKGRPSLLDLQKRALLQQQQQDQCPNPRRLSTRRNPTPLDSSPPSNSLAHADDDDERAKKKHKPLLGFNPNSTPTLSPFNSGAYGSDSNAGGEDPEAALKISTVHHGSNHMRREEILKATDSSSLLHGSLVESGPTTPLPDKKLLVFILDRLQKKDTRGVFSEPVDPEELPDYQEIIQNPMDFGTVRTKLDQGAYSNLEQFEKDVFLICSNAMEYNAPDTIYFRQARSIQELAKKDFENLRQVNEDGDPKPKIARRGRPPGKSMKKSIEGSPLDRVGPQFVSETTLASGGENPSLSGTYNLRRPAPHKFRSSDALNMGPHGSLSGETGASWLPGWENEFPASVLRSDLKYGKKHFTVDENRRDTYTQALAFGDEPSMFSGCEGEWKQLVAVYNLSMVMQGV, from the exons ATGACGACGATGAATAATCCTCCAACCAAAAAGAAGAAAGGTCGTCCTTCTCTCCTGGATCTCCAGAAACGCGCCCTCCTCCAACAACAGCAGCAGGACCAATGCCCAAACCCTCGCCGTCTATCCACACGCCGGAACCCTACTCCTCTCGATTCATCCCCGCCGTCCAATTCCCTTGCCCATGCCGATGACGACGATGAGCGCGCAAAGAAGAAGCATAAGCCCCTCCTCGGTTTTAATCCCAATTCGACTCCGACATTGTCGCCCTTTAATTCGGGCGCCTACGGTTCCGATTCGAACGCGGGTGGTGAGGATCCGGAGGCCGCTCTCAAGATCAGCACCGTCCACCACGGATCTAATCATATG AGGCGTGAAGAGATTTTGAAAGCGACAGACAGTAGCAGTTTATTACATG GGTCGCTGGTGGAGTCCGGTCCCACGACACCTTTGCCAGACAAAAAGTTGCTGGTGTTCATCCTTGATAGGCTTCAAAA AAAGGACACTCGCGGGGTGTTCTCTGAGCCCGTTGATCCAGAAGAG CTTCCGGATTATCAGGAAATCATTCAAAACCCAATGGATTTTGGAACCGTGAGGACGAAACTAGATCAGGGAGCTTACTCCAACTTGGAGCAGTTTGAG AAAGATGTGTTCTTGATATGTTCAAATGCAATGGAGTATAATGCACCAGACACTATTTACTTTCGACAG GCACGATCTATACAAGAGCTTGCAAAAAAGGACTTCGAAAATTTGAGGCAAGTAAACGAAGATGGTGATCCGAAACCAAAAATTGCGAGGAGAGGCAGGCCACCTGGCAAGAGCATGAAAAAATCAATTGAAGGCTCTCCGCTTGATCGTGTAGGTCCTCAATTTGTATCAGAAACTACTCTTGCTTCTGGAGGAGAGAATCCTAGCTTGTCCGGCACATACAATCTAAGACGGCCTGCTCCCCATAAGTTCAGGTCTTCTGATGCATTAAATATGGGGCCCCATGGGTCTCTTAGTGGTGAAACTGGTGCTAGTTGGTTGCCTGGCTGGGAGAATGAATTTCCAG CTTCTGTATTGAGGAGTGATCTAAAGTATGGAAAGAAACATTTTACAGTAGATGAGAACAGACGTGACACTTATACACAAGCTCTGGCTTTTGGTGATGAGCCATCAATGTTTTCTGGTTGTGAAGGAGAGTGGAAGCAACTTGTGGCG